ggtctcgatctatttccgaaaaagtgctatTATTGAAGAAAGTTtctggtttttttattttttattatgtatTCCTCCTTATCAAAAACTACTGTTGTCCCTGCCTTGTCCGCTTTGGTAATTACTATTTcctcttgttttattttatgtgataaacttGAGGTAGGTTTATTTCTGTTATGGGAAACTATTAAGCCTTTTACTAGGTTCagaattttcttttttacctcatGTCTGACATCATTCTGAACTTCGTTAGGGAGTTTTTGTATAGCTGTTTCTACTTCTGCAATGGTAGTTATTAgctctttttctttgtttctacctatccaattgaaattagggccttgattTAGGGTTTTCATTTCCTCCTCAGTGAGATTAACCTTAGAAATATTCTTAACGGGCAAAGGGTATTCTTCCAATTCATTTTctgaatttgaagagtaagctttGCTATTTTCATTTTTTATCTTGGCATTTTTTAATGATGTTAATTTGTTATTAAGGGTTTTCTGTTTTTTACTTAAAATTATATCCATTTTTTTCATGGATGTATCTTTGAAACGAATCCCACTCTAAGGGTAACAGTAGTGTTGGACTTTGGAGATGTGCCAAATACATTTTACCATTGAGAAATGCTTTCTTTCTATTaaggtattttatttcattttttagccaTATTTGATTGACTCTCTTGTGTTTCAAAGTGGTGCCTGGAAGGTACGTGTTTCTTTTGGGTTTTACTTAGAAATTTAGGAACTAGGTTGTCTTTAAGACATTTCTTTAAGAAATCTATGTCCTTAGTTAACTTAGCTACCTTCACCTTTAGATTAAAATAGATGTTGCCTTGTTTATTTGCCTGGTTGGCCTTAgaattgcaagtaatcaacttcatttttcgtatcaaaatttaatcactaaattttacaatatttaaaattcttccaccgttttgatactttttttgccttttggcaaatttatttgtcaacagtacatgtttcgttccttaaaacttttaaccgcaaacagacattttaatgcaacaaaatgagatttttaacaactattcaaatgaatagacatagtttttaagctgaccaactatgtaatcatccgttctcatatcattaacacactaacccctacattgtttttaatatcatttaatttaattggtatttttagtagtttttaagtgaatcaatgtacctgcaaaataacgtgtttaaaatcttagcaattcacctaagctacaataacagctgaggatgttcctaaataaggaacgaaacatgtactgttgacaaataaatttaccaaaaggcaaaaaaaagtatcaaaacggtggaagaattttaaatattgtaaaatttagtgattaaattttgatacggaaaatgaagttgattacttgcaagatctcacgggatccggtgtttcaacaaggctacggccgttggcgtaggagaggtggtgatatacaatttctaatctccagattgcttgccaaaagcctggattcagttccaaacctctccacagtgttcacatggagtgagggcatatgatgctgttgatggtgatgtgTTCTTTGAATGGTTACGTTAACcctgagcagacctcttggtgttattcgacaggagtaggctatgtgcaagcaccaagtttcaccctctccctactattatatatcatgtcattaatttcatttcaagaacttctctgatgaggttgatgtcaagaagggcatccggttgtaaaaacttagtaaaaagattcatctcgcttcattcctgaccccgtagagaaatgggacaaggattGAACAAACACAAATATCATTTTTTGGTCATCTGACTACCTAATAAAAATCATTTTGTACCATTTTCCATTATCCACATAAGAGTTATGGTGCTTTATATGTGCAGTTGAAAAATTACTTCAGGTTGTAAAATGTTTATGGCTATGCATGTAAATAATTATTAAGTTGTTGTATAACTAGTGATATCACTAGAAACACTAATGTAATGTGTTATTCACTCTCCATAGGTCTGCATCATGATGATTGCCTGGATGAGAACGCTGATGTGACAGAAGCTCTCCGAAGGCTTCCTCAGCATTTAGTAGATGAACGTAACTTCCGCATTACTAGAGCTCTCCAGCTCTCGATGACTAAGACCTATCTTCCAAAGGAACAATGGACAAAGTGGGAGGAAGTAAGTTGAGATTTGAGTTTTAAAAGAGGTTGTTATTTACGTTTGAAAGTTTTGTTTTGTCTAGGAATTTGAACTGGAAACTTCTTGCACTTCACCATACTGATGGccatgcaggcatcaatttttttaaatgagacaaagtctctcatagtgcattggcactaccggtggctccaagtagcctacgcagtggcctccacggtatgcactagccatgtgtgttggtaggtgtgctatttaccaactgatgagcccaacttagcacactggggcgaaacgctggcaaccaggaatgagttagctgaaaaatgtataatgtccaataacggaccaactatattggtattgtaaatttactcattcggaacaaatacttCAAGTTACCTATGGAAATCAATATCTGTATCAACTTAACCATACTTGACAGATACAAGATGAAACACACAACAAAAGTTGAAGGAATTACAGATAACTAGCTATAGTACCTGTCTTCAATGGATCGGCCATGA
This window of the Anabrus simplex isolate iqAnaSimp1 chromosome 8, ASM4041472v1, whole genome shotgun sequence genome carries:
- the LOC136879119 gene encoding cytochrome b-c1 complex subunit 7 — translated: MAVNAGRQATGFLGSLRKWAYNLSGFNRYGLHHDDCLDENADVTEALRRLPQHLVDERNFRITRALQLSMTKTYLPKEQWTKWEEDNKYLQPYLQEVIKERQEREEWNKQ